The genomic stretch AGCTTGAATGATTTTACTAAGTCCAGTAAAGAGCCTTTTTTGAGGAACTTAGTGGTAAATCCTGCATACGGGCCAAACAATAAAGCGGGTTCACCATCAATAATGCGGGTATCTAAGTGCGGTACAGACATTGGCGGTGCCCCGATGGCGGCCTTGCCATACACTTTTGCATTGTGTTCTTTAATGATGTCAGGATTTTTGCATACTAGCCACAAGCCACTCACAGGAAAGCCGCCGTAACCTTTGCTTTCGGGAATGCGTGATTTTTGTAGTAGCGGTAATGCGCCGCCGCCAGCCCCTAAAAATACAAATTTAGCTTTAATGGTATGTGATTTTTTATTGTTTAAATCATGCACGCCAACATGCCAGATGCCACGTTTGTCTTGCTTAAGTCGTCGCACACTGTGGCTGAGTTTTAACTCAAAATCATTTTGTTTTTGAAGGTGTGAAATTAAGCCGCGCGTTAGTGCACCAAAATCTACATCGGTGCCGTAATCAATACGGGTGGCTGCAACAGCTTGATTGTCACGGCCTTCCATAATTAATGGCATCCATTGCTTGAGCTTACTTACGTCCTCGCTGTACTCCATATCCTGGAATAAAGGATGTTGACTCAAGCCATCAAAGCGTTTTTTCAGAAAAGCGACATTATCTTGCCCCCAAACAAAGCTGAGATGCGGTGTTGGGTTGATAAAATCTTTGGCTTTTAAAATGTTTTGTTCGACTAAATAAGACCAAAACTGTAGTGACTCTTCAAAAGCAGCATTGATGTTGAGCGCACGGTTAATCGCAACGCTGCCATCAGCATTTTGTGGGGTGTAATTAAGTTCACAATAGCCTGCGTGACCTGTTCCAGCATTGTTCCAGCCATCGGAGCTTTCTCCCGCGATTTTGGGTAAACGCTCAACGATGTTAATCGACAAATTGGGGTCGAGCTCTTTTAGCATAGCCGCTAGTGTTGCGCTCATGACGCCTGCGCCCACTAA from Candidatus Methylopumilus turicensis encodes the following:
- the mqo gene encoding malate dehydrogenase (quinone), whose product is MFNQNRQAFMSNQQVDVLLVGAGVMSATLAAMLKELDPNLSINIVERLPKIAGESSDGWNNAGTGHAGYCELNYTPQNADGSVAINRALNINAAFEESLQFWSYLVEQNILKAKDFINPTPHLSFVWGQDNVAFLKKRFDGLSQHPLFQDMEYSEDVSKLKQWMPLIMEGRDNQAVAATRIDYGTDVDFGALTRGLISHLQKQNDFELKLSHSVRRLKQDKRGIWHVGVHDLNNKKSHTIKAKFVFLGAGGGALPLLQKSRIPESKGYGGFPVSGLWLVCKNPDIIKEHNAKVYGKAAIGAPPMSVPHLDTRIIDGEPALLFGPYAGFTTKFLKKGSLLDLVKSFKLNNMKSMTWAGLRNMDLTRYLIGEVFQSPAKRLDALKQYFPNAKTEDWHLATAGQRVQIIKNCHKKGGKLEFGTEIVTAKDGSIAALLGASPGASTSVQAMTEVIKRCFSDRVQTQEWKAKMRTMVPSYGQSLIDDAELLKEVRKRTLATLDLKK